The Pradoshia eiseniae DNA segment CCGCAGTAGTCTCTCGTGTAGGATAAATATGTGTAGGGATGGTTCAACAGTTCTCATGCTCTTGCACTCCATTTGTAGGTGAAAGTTATTTTCAGCAGAATGGACTCGCTTTCCATGGGGTAAGTGCTGAGCCCCCTCGCCTTCGGCAGAGTGGTCTCAGCTTACTTACTTATCCCATAGGAGTCTCGCCCATTCTGCTGAAAATAGGTTTCTGCGACTAATTGAATTGTCCTATAAAAAATTAATTTGGCTCTCGACCTTACTCAATCTTAAAATGATATCAACAATAGAATATGCCGAAATAATCACAGTTCTTGCGAGCGAATTGATATACAAGGTTTAAGCATCCATCAGATTCACTAGTAGAGTATGCTTATTCGGCTAAGGTTGCCCCTGGTATTAATTTCGCATCCGCATCAAAATGCCCTTCTTACAATATACGGTTTCTTATCATGCGCATACAATTGAGAAGATTTAAACTAACCTGTTATATCGCTGGTGTTCTGAGTTTGGGTTTTCACAATAAGACCTGAACTTCTCTACTTGAAGGTGCGTGAAACGAATAGGATATTTTTTGCATAATTTCAACCGAACTAGCACAAACTAAAAATTTTTTCAGGCCTCATGTATATATTTTCTGAAAAGTGTTCAGAATGATGGCAGAGGTGATGAAAATGAGAGAGGAAGAAAAGAAACGATCTTCTCAGTTGTCAAAATGGAAAGGGATCACAAAGAAACGTTGGTTTTTGCCAGCACTTTATATTACTAGTGCTGCCGTCATTTTGACAGGAATTTTAGTGTACCAAGCTAGTGATGATGAATTCACGAAAGAGCTATCTGAGACAAGACAGAATATAACAAGCGAAGAATCAGAGCCATCCATTGAAGTCAACAATTCACTTGAGACTTTTACAATCCCAATGGCTGAAGCTGAATCTGCCGTCATCAAGAAAGAGTTCTATGATGTCAATGGTGATACGAAGCAACAAGAGGCATCACTCGTTTTTTATAATAATACGTATCAGCCAAATACCGGTATTGACTATGCGATGAAAGATGGCAAGGAATTCGAAGTCATCGCATCCATGAGCGGAAAAGTAGTCTCTGTTCAAGAAGATGCATTACTTGGAAACAGCGTGGTAATCGAGCATGACAAAGGCATGGAAACGCATTATTCTTCTATTACAGATATTGAAGTAAAAGAGGGAGAAAAGGTGAAGCAAGGCGAAACAATCGCGAAAAGCTCCACTAGCGGTATCAATGCTGAAGCTGGCAATCATGTACACTTTGAAGTAAGAAAAGACAACACAGCCGTCAATCCATTAGACTATCTGGACAAACCGTTAAGTTCATTAAAAGCTGACCAAGCAGAGAAGGAAGAAAAAGCAGCTGACCAACAGGATGAAAAAGGCAACGAATCTGAAGATAGCGGCAACATGGAAAACGGAGAAGAAACCGGTAACTAATTGTCAAATACCCTTGGGCGAATTCGCCTAAGGGTATTTTTATTCGACGCACTTCCATCTATTTCTCGGGAAATATCCTTGTCTTTATTTCATTATAAAGGCGAACATCAGCGATTTATGTCCTTGCCGGGCTTATGATTTAACAGGCGTTCTTTGAAAAAGAAATGGGCTATCTTGTCCTTATTGTGGATTTTGTGCATAAACATGGAACCAAGCTAATAAACTGTTACAAACCTGTATTAGAGGGAGAGGGCTCTCGAGGTGGGAATCGTTTTATTCTATCAGTGATCTAAGAAAAGTTGACACTCTGTCTATATGAGCATTCATTTCGTATCATAAGCCGCGAGTCTCTATCTCGTACTTCTCTTATTACAAATAGGGAGGGCGAGTGAATTGCACGATTACATCAAAGAAAGAACTATCAAGATTGGGAAGTATATCGTGGAAACGAGAAAAACTGTTCGCGTTATCGCGAAGGAGTTTGGGGTATCCAAAAGTACTGTCCATAAGGATTTGACGGAGCGACTTCCAGATATTAACGCAGAGTTGGCCAATGAGGTAAAGGAGATTCTTGATTATCATAAATCAATCAGGCATCTTCGCGGAGGAGAGGCGACAAAGCAAAAATATCGTAAGGCAGAGGAAGAACCGGTTCAATGAGGCTGTAGTATAAGGGTATGTTGAAGGGCCGGGTTGTCGGCCTTTTTATTATGGAATTGAGTTATCCACATTGTGGATAGTGTAAGTTTAGTGGAAATAAAAATCCTCCAACAAAGCAAAAATAAATCGTTTGACCTATTTACCACATTTCTTTATGTAAAACAACTCTTGAATTTGATTTTTTTCCCTAAATAGTCCAAAATTTTAAGTAGAAAGTTCCTTTTTTTCTACAAAATATGATAAAATTCTTAATTAGTACAGAAGTAGGGAACAGAAAGTGTTTCTTGAGGAGGATTATTCGTTTATGTTTTCGAGAGATATTGGGATCGATTTGGGCACGGCTAATGTGCTCATCCATGTGAAGGGGAAGGGTATCGTGTTGAATGAGCCCTCTGTTGTAGCAATTGATAAGAACACCAATCGAGTTCTTGCCGTTGGAGAAGAAGCGCGTCGCATGGTTGGACGGACACCGGGAAACATCATCGCGATTCGCCCGTTGAAGGACGGCGTCATTGCGGATTTTGATGTGACTGAATCCATGCTAAAGTATTTCATGAACAAATTGGAAGTGAAGGGCCTACTGACAAAGCCGCGCATCCTCATTTGCTGCCCGACGAACATCACAAGTGTAGAGCAGAAGGCTATCCGTGAAGCGGCCGAGAAGAGCGGCGGCAAGAAGGTCTTTTTAGAAGAGGAGCCGAAGGTAGCCGCTATTGGAGCAGGAATGGATATCTTCCAGCCAAGCGGTAACATGGTCATTGATATTGGCGGCGGAACAACAGATATTGCCGTTCTTTCCATGGGTGACATTGTTACGTCTGCATCCATCAAGATGGCCGGTGACAAATTCGATGCCGAGATTCTGAATTACATTAAACGTAAATATAAACTATTGATTGGTGACCGTACAGCAGAGGATATCAAGATTAAAGTGGCCACTGTATTCAAAGGATCCCGTGACGAGACAATTGAAGTTCGCGGCCGTGATATGGTGAATGGGCTTCCTAGAACGATTACCGTTGGTTCTCAGGAGATTGAGGAAGCATTGCATGAGTCCATCTATGTGATAGTCCAAGCGGCGAAGACAGTCCTTGAGCAAACGCCTCCTGAATTATCGGCTGACATCATCGATCGTGGTATCATTCTGACTGGCGGCGGCGCCTTGCTTCATGGCATTGAGCAGCTGATGGCTGAGGAATTGAAGGTTCCTGTCATTATCGCGGAAAATCCAATGGATTGCGTGGCTATTGGCACAGGTATCATGCTTGATAACATCGACAGAGTGACACGACGTAAACTAGTTTAATCAATAACTCCTTTAAGACCTGGCGGGACGGATCGCCAGGTCTTTTTTATTGGCTTCTTTAGAGCTTACAGTCATCAAAAAAATGAACGTACATGGATGCCTGCAAGAAATAGGTCAAAAGTCTGTGTCCGGACATCTCTTTATACCCGATATAAATAGATAGAAGAGAGGTGTCTGGATGTTTAAGGGATTTTACACAGCGGCGTCAGGAATGATCGCTCAGCAGCGGCGCACGGAATTGCTGACAAATAATTTGGCGAATGCGGAGACGGTTGGATATAAGGAGGATCAGACGAGTGTGCGTGCGTTTCCGGAGATGCTCCTAAACAGCTATGAGAGTGAGAAGATTCCTGTTGAGAAGTCCTTCAATATAAGTAAGCTGAGGAGTGTCGGGGCGATTAATACAGGTGTGTACCTTCAGGAGGCGATTCCCTCCTTCGCTCAGGGCAATGTAAAGGAGACCGAGCATAGTACTGATTTAGCGCTTATAGATGGCGGTCTGCCAATTGATGCGGAATCAGGAGAGCCTGGTACAGTCCTTTTCATGGTGGAATCAGCAAATGGCACTCTTTATACGAGGAACGGAAATTTCACGCTTGATGGAAGCGGCTATTTGACGACAGCGAGCGGTCAATACATATTAGATGAGAATGAAGAGAGGATCCAGCTTGGCTCTGTGGACTTCACTGTAACGCCTGAAGGATACATATCTGAGGATGGACAGCAGGTGGCGCGACTTGGCGTTGCGTTTAGTTCCAGCCCGCAAGGTGAGCTTATTAAAGAAGGTGAGGGGCTGTACCGTTTGAATGGAGGCCAGCTTCCTTCTGCTTATGAGACGGAGGATGTAAGCTTCACGATAAGACAGGGCGCGGTTGAACAATCGAATGTGGATTCGTCAAAGACGATGACAGAGCTGATGACAGCTTATCGGACGTTTGAGGCGAATCAAAAGATTATCCAGGCATATGATAAAAGCATGGATAAAGCGGTCAATGAGATTGGACGGGTATAGGAGGGTGAGCGATGAACAGAATGATGATAACCGCATCAAACACGATGGGGCAGCTGCAAAAGAAGCTGGATACGGTCTCCAATAATATCGCCAATTCTGAGACGACCGGCTATAAGCAAAAGCAGGCATATTTTTCAGATTTGCTCACGCAGGAATTTAATAATCAGGAGCGGGTAGAGAAAGAGAAAGGGCGTCTAACGCCGAACGGTATCCGCGTGGGAGTCGGGGCAAGCATGAGTCAGTCCAAGCTGAACACAGAGGTTGGGGCGATCCAAAAAACCGGCCGTGACCTAGACGTGGCGCTCAATAAGGAGAATTTGTACTTCACGGTAAGCGTTCAAAATGGAGCCAATGTAGAGACGCGCTATACGAGGGATGGAGCCTTTTATTTAAGTCCTGTCGGAGACCAGCTGCAGCTCGTTACCTCAGAGGGGCATGCGGTTTTGGATGAGAATAATGAAAAGATTCTTATTGGCGAGGATATGAAGAGGATAAGTTTTAAGTCTGATGGTCATATTCGAGTCGTCTATCAGAATAACAGCGAAGAAACGATTGATTTAGCCATCATATCTGTAGAAAAACCACAATTTTTGGAAAAAGTGAGCGATAATACTTTTACTCTCCCGAATAATATGGCACAATTGGGGGTAACAGAGAACGAAATCTATACCCCGCTGACCGGCGCTTTGAGAAATCAGGTCTCCCTTACAGGAGGGGCTCTCGAGCAATCGAATGTTGATTTGAGCGTTGAGATGACTGAGCTGATTCAGGTGCAAAGGCAGTACCAATTCCAATCCCGTGCCGTAAGCATGGCGGATCAAATGATGGGGCTGGTAAACGGGATTCGTTAAAGGAGTAGAACAATGCAAGCAGTGGTTAGAAAGAAGAATGAACAGCTAGAGTCAACGGAGCCGAATAGCCGCATAGAGAGAAAGAAAACGTCTGATGTGGAAGAGAAGATCAGGCTTCGCATCGTGCCGATTTGGGCGCGCATCCTGATTGTCTTAGTGCTCGCTGTCACGGCAGCTGTTGGCGGTGCCTTGATTGGCTATTCTGTCATTGGCGACGGGAATGCCGGCGACGTCTTCGAGAAATCCACATGGACTCATATTACAGACTTGGTGAACAAGGGCACAACTGGTGAATAACTAATTTGGGGGAAGGGATTGATGCCCTTCCTGTTTTTTTATGACGAAATTTATTGGAGGATAGGCGCATGTTTGATATCAATCAGATAAAAGAAATTATTCCCCATCGCTACCCATTTTTATTAGTGGATCGAATGATTGAGGTAGAGGAAGGGAAACGAGCGGTCGGCATCAAGAATGTGAGCGCGAATGAACCCTTCTTCTCCGGCCATTTCCCTGAGTATCCGGTCATGCCGGGCGTATTAATTGTGGAGGCGTTGGCTCAGGTTGGAGCGGTTTCGGTCTTGATGAAGGAAGAGAATAAGGGGAAAACCCCGTTTTTCGCCGGAATTGATCATTGTCGGTTCAAAAAGCAGGTTACACCAGGCGATCAATTGAGGCTAGAAGTGGAGATGACACGCGTGCGGGGCTCTATTGGCAAAGGCAAAGGCGTTGCCACGGTCAACGGGGAAGTCGTATGTGAAGCTGAGCTGATTTTTGCCCTTGGATGAGAAAAACATAGGCCTATATGTCGATTTTTGGATAAATAGGTTTAAGATGGAGTAAAAACGGGCTAATAAGGTATATATGAATCGCTACCAGCCATTCATAATACCATGGTGGATAACCATATCACTTCTCCCTTTT contains these protein-coding regions:
- a CDS encoding M23 family metallopeptidase, which translates into the protein MREEEKKRSSQLSKWKGITKKRWFLPALYITSAAVILTGILVYQASDDEFTKELSETRQNITSEESEPSIEVNNSLETFTIPMAEAESAVIKKEFYDVNGDTKQQEASLVFYNNTYQPNTGIDYAMKDGKEFEVIASMSGKVVSVQEDALLGNSVVIEHDKGMETHYSSITDIEVKEGEKVKQGETIAKSSTSGINAEAGNHVHFEVRKDNTAVNPLDYLDKPLSSLKADQAEKEEKAADQQDEKGNESEDSGNMENGEETGN
- the spoIIID gene encoding sporulation transcriptional regulator SpoIIID translates to MHDYIKERTIKIGKYIVETRKTVRVIAKEFGVSKSTVHKDLTERLPDINAELANEVKEILDYHKSIRHLRGGEATKQKYRKAEEEPVQ
- the mreB gene encoding rod shape-determining protein; the protein is MFSRDIGIDLGTANVLIHVKGKGIVLNEPSVVAIDKNTNRVLAVGEEARRMVGRTPGNIIAIRPLKDGVIADFDVTESMLKYFMNKLEVKGLLTKPRILICCPTNITSVEQKAIREAAEKSGGKKVFLEEEPKVAAIGAGMDIFQPSGNMVIDIGGGTTDIAVLSMGDIVTSASIKMAGDKFDAEILNYIKRKYKLLIGDRTAEDIKIKVATVFKGSRDETIEVRGRDMVNGLPRTITVGSQEIEEALHESIYVIVQAAKTVLEQTPPELSADIIDRGIILTGGGALLHGIEQLMAEELKVPVIIAENPMDCVAIGTGIMLDNIDRVTRRKLV
- a CDS encoding flagellar hook-basal body protein, which encodes MFKGFYTAASGMIAQQRRTELLTNNLANAETVGYKEDQTSVRAFPEMLLNSYESEKIPVEKSFNISKLRSVGAINTGVYLQEAIPSFAQGNVKETEHSTDLALIDGGLPIDAESGEPGTVLFMVESANGTLYTRNGNFTLDGSGYLTTASGQYILDENEERIQLGSVDFTVTPEGYISEDGQQVARLGVAFSSSPQGELIKEGEGLYRLNGGQLPSAYETEDVSFTIRQGAVEQSNVDSSKTMTELMTAYRTFEANQKIIQAYDKSMDKAVNEIGRV
- a CDS encoding flagellar hook-basal body protein; translation: MNRMMITASNTMGQLQKKLDTVSNNIANSETTGYKQKQAYFSDLLTQEFNNQERVEKEKGRLTPNGIRVGVGASMSQSKLNTEVGAIQKTGRDLDVALNKENLYFTVSVQNGANVETRYTRDGAFYLSPVGDQLQLVTSEGHAVLDENNEKILIGEDMKRISFKSDGHIRVVYQNNSEETIDLAIISVEKPQFLEKVSDNTFTLPNNMAQLGVTENEIYTPLTGALRNQVSLTGGALEQSNVDLSVEMTELIQVQRQYQFQSRAVSMADQMMGLVNGIR
- a CDS encoding DNA-directed RNA polymerase subunit beta codes for the protein MQAVVRKKNEQLESTEPNSRIERKKTSDVEEKIRLRIVPIWARILIVLVLAVTAAVGGALIGYSVIGDGNAGDVFEKSTWTHITDLVNKGTTGE
- the fabZ gene encoding 3-hydroxyacyl-ACP dehydratase FabZ translates to MFDINQIKEIIPHRYPFLLVDRMIEVEEGKRAVGIKNVSANEPFFSGHFPEYPVMPGVLIVEALAQVGAVSVLMKEENKGKTPFFAGIDHCRFKKQVTPGDQLRLEVEMTRVRGSIGKGKGVATVNGEVVCEAELIFALG